The Macaca nemestrina isolate mMacNem1 chromosome 6, mMacNem.hap1, whole genome shotgun sequence genome window below encodes:
- the LOC112424097 gene encoding protocadherin gamma-B5 produces the protein MGSGAGELGRAERLPMLFLFLLLLFCPALCEQIRYRIPEEMPKGSVVGNLATDLGFSVQELPTRKLRVSSEKPYFTVSAESGELLVSSRLDREEICGKNPACALEFEAVAENPLNFYHVNVEIEDINDHTPTFTQNSFELQISESAQPGTRFILEVAEDADTGLNSLQKYKLSLNPSFSLIIKEKQDGSKYPELALEKTLDREQQSHHRLVLTALDGGDPPLSGTTELRIQVTDANDNPPVFNRDVYRVSLRENVPPGTTVLQVSATDQDEGINSEITYSFYRTGQIFGLNSKSGEIITQKKLDFEETKEYSMIVEGRDGGGLVAQCTVEINIQDENDNSPEVTFHSLLEMILENAVPGTLIALIKIHDQDSGENGEVNCQLQGEVPFKIISSSKNSYKLVTDGTLDREQTPEYNVTITATDRGKPPLSSSISVILHISDVNDNAPVFHQASYLVSVAENNPPGASIAQVCASDPDLGLNGQVSYSIMASDLEPLALASYVSVSAQSGVVFAQRAFDYEQLRAFELTLQARDQGSPALSANVSLRVLVGDRNDNAPRVLYPALGPDGSALFDMVPRAAEPGYLVTKVVAVDADSGHNAWLSYHVLQASEPGLFSLGLRTGEVRTERALGDRDAARQRLLVAVRDGGQPPLSATVTLHLVFADSLQEVLPDITDRPVPSDPQAELQFYLVVALALISVLFLLAMILAIALRLRRSSSPAAWSCFQPGLCVKSGPVVPPNYSEGTLPYSYNLCVAHTGKTEFNFLKCSEQLSSGQDILCGDSSGALFPLCNSSESTSHPELVSFIYVYSFSLPTQFSVFT, from the coding sequence ATGGGGAGCGGCGCTGGGGAGCTGGGCCGGGCTGAGAGGCTGCCAatgctctttctcttcctgctgCTTTTGTTCTGCCCGGCGCTCTGTGAGCAGATCCGCTACAGGATTCCCGAGGAAATGCCCAAGGGCTCCGTAGTGGGGAACCTCGCCACCGACCTGGGGTTCAGCGTCCAGGAGTTACCGACTCGAAAACTGCGCGTCAGTTCGGAGAAGCCTTACTTCACCGTGAGCGCAGAGAGCGGGGAGTTGCTTGTGAGCAGCAGGCTAGACAGGGAGGAGATATGCGGGAAGAATCCAGCTTGTGCTCTGGAATTTGAGGCTGTTGCTGAAAATCCACTGAACTTTTATCACGTGAATGTGGAGATCGAGGACATTAATGACCACACGCCAACATTCACGCAAAATTCCTTTGAGCTGCAAATAAGTGAGTCTGCACAGCCTGGCACACGATTTATATTAGAAGTAGCAGAAGATGCAGATACTGGCTTAAACTCTCTACAGAAGTATAAACTCTCTCTTAACCCAAGTTTCTCATTAATAATTAAGGAGAAGCAAGATGGTAGTAAATACCCGGAACTGGCATTGGAGAAAACCTTAGACCGGGAACAACAGAGTCACCATCGTTTAGTCCTGACTGCCTTGGACGGTGGAGACCCACCCCTAAGCGGCACCACTGAGCTCCGTATCCAGGTAACTGACGCCAATGATAATCCCCCGGTATTCAACCGGGATGTGTACAGAGTCAGCCTTCGGGAAAACGTGCCACCAGGCACCACTGTGCTGCAAGTGTCAGCCACCGACCAAGACGAGGGCATCAACTCAGAAATTACTTATTCCTTCTACAGAACCGGGCAAATCTTTGGTCTGAATTCAAAGAGCGGGGAAATTATCACTCAAAAGAAACTGGATTTTGAAGAAACCAAGGAATATTCAATGATAGTAGAAGGGAGGGATGGTGGTGGACTGGTTGCACAATGTACAGTTGAAATTAATATTCAAGATGAAAATGACAATAGCCCAGAAGTTACATTCCATTCTCTACTTGAGATGATTCTGGAAAACGCGGTGCCTGGAACACTAATTGCTTTGATCAAAATACATGACCAAGATTCTGGGGAAAATGGGGAAGTTAATTGTCAATTACAAGGCGAAGTCCCTTTCAAGATTATCTCTTCGTCCAAAAATTCGTATAAGTTGGTAACAGATGGAACCCTAGACCGAGAGCAGACCCCGGAGTACAACGTCACCATCACAGCCACAGACAGGGGCAAGCCGCCCCTCTCCTCCAGCATAAGCGTCATCCTGCATATCAGCGACGTCAACGACAACGCTCCGGTTTTCCACCAGGCGTCCTACTTAGTCAGTGTAGCCGAAAACAACCCTCCTGGGGCCTCCATCGCGCAAGTCTGCGCCTCGGACCCGGACTTGGGGTTGAATGGCCAAGTCTCCTACTCCATCATGGCCAGCGACCTAGAGCCTCTGGCACTAGCCTCTTACGTATCCGTGAGCGCGCAAAGTGGGGTGGTGTTCGCGCAGCGCGCCTTTGACTACGAGCAGCTGCGCGCCTTCGAACTCACACTGCAGGCCCGCGACCAGGGCTCGCCTGCGCTCAGTGCAAACGTGAGCCTGCGCGTGTTGGTGGGCGACCGCAACGACAATGCGCCTAGGGTGCTGTACCCCGCACTGGGTCCCGACGGCTCTGCGCTCTTCGATATGGTGCCGCGCGCTGCAGAGCCCGGCTACCTGGTGACCAAGGTGGTGGCGGTGGACGCAGACTCAGGACACAACGCCTGGCTGTCCTACCACGTGCTGCAGGCTAGCGAGCCCGGGCTCTTCAGCCTGGGGCTGCGCACGGGAGAGGTGCGCACGGAGCGTGCCTTGGGCGACAGGGACGCGGCCCGACAGCGCCTGCTGGTCGCCGTGCGTGATGGTGGACAGCCGCCACTCTCCGCCACCGTCACGCTGCACTTGGTCTTTGCCGACAGCTTGCAGGAGGTGCTGCCGGATATCACTGACCGCCCCGTACCCTCTGACCCCCAGGCTGAGCTGCAGTTTTACCTAGTGGTGGCCTTGGCCTTGATCTCAGTACTCTTCCTCCTGGCCATGATTCTGGCCATTGCCTTGCGCCTGCGACGCTCCTCCAGCCCCGCTGCCTGGAGCTGCTTCCAACCAGGTCTCTGTGTCAAGTCTGGACCTGTGGTTCCCCCCAACTACAGCGAGGGGACTTTGCCTTATTCCTACAACCTATGTGTTGCACATACAGGAAAGACGGAGTTTAATTTCCTAAAATGTAGTGAGCAATTGAGTTCAGGACAAGACATACTTTGTGGTGATTCATCTGGGGCCTTATTTCCACTTTGTAATTCCAGTGAGTCGACTTCCCATCCTGAGTTGGTGAGTTTTATTTATGTCTATTCTTTTTCATTACCCacccaattttctgtatttacaTGA